In a single window of the Deinococcus aetherius genome:
- the rpsL gene encoding 30S ribosomal protein S12 encodes MPTVQQLLRKGRAVLPKKSKVPALKGSPFRRGVCTVVKTTTPKKPNSALRKIARVRLSSGFEVTAYIPGEGHNLQEHSVVLIRGGRVKDLPGVRYHIVRGSLDTQGVKDRNKSRSKYGTKKPKAGAAAAAGKKK; translated from the coding sequence CTGCCTACCGTTCAACAACTGCTCCGCAAGGGGCGCGCCGTCCTGCCCAAGAAGAGCAAGGTTCCGGCCCTCAAGGGAAGCCCCTTCCGCCGTGGGGTCTGCACCGTCGTGAAGACCACCACCCCCAAGAAGCCCAACTCGGCGCTGCGCAAGATCGCCCGCGTCCGGCTCTCCAGCGGCTTCGAGGTCACGGCGTACATCCCCGGCGAAGGCCACAACCTCCAGGAGCACAGCGTCGTGCTGATCCGTGGCGGCCGTGTGAAGGACCTGCCCGGCGTGCGTTACCACATCGTGCGCGGCTCGCTCGACACCCAGGGCGTGAAGGACCGCAACAAGAGCCGCAGCAAGTACGGCACCAAGAAGCCCAAGGCGGGCGCCGCTGCCGCCGCTGGCAAGAAGAAGTAA